From Sphingomonas sp. Leaf357, the proteins below share one genomic window:
- a CDS encoding portal protein, which translates to MEEQPLNEVIADTYKAPYSHGHLKQIVQGFLDSGRTNANLSKRDRRYFDGDQISAEMKATLAKRGQPPHPNNKIAPAINGLFGLVDAASSDPEAFPRTPQSQDAADVATKTLRYLAERANWQTTRRKSSENFLIEGTCAAILEFAGDHITASRIRWEDLIYDPLSREHDFEDAKFMGLGKMVEATDVEAMFPEAYAALGSPKNGDAAAFFDEDNKQKWWCSPKRDRLRVVDLYYEIAGDWHRAIFCDAGMLWAGESVYHDDYGQTICPITAASFETRPDGTRYGPIRNMVPLQDSVNARSSRLLHLVNHRQMQQTDLYAPAANKDIARREGGKADGVIPFGYSPIQAPDLAQGQMLILQQSMADLDRMAPTPAVLGRSGGAGESGRARQILQQAGNTEISRGFSRFEDFELTIYRKMWLIAKEHLDQPTAIRIADDPRAVEFLTINEPVMGPVQQPVIDPATGQPAVDPMTGQPIMRAGMGIVGMKNRLAELDLDIILSTTPDTISLQHEISTQILEYASATKTPISSPEFLLILEMSQLPNKRETIDRIKRLAAEQQQQGGEQQAAAAQMQMENAKTDIEAKQAKTAKDAAHASKAVAEAQRTELETQALVAMHLATQPQPQPQPQQPQPGY; encoded by the coding sequence ATGGAAGAACAGCCTCTCAACGAAGTAATCGCAGATACCTACAAAGCACCGTATTCGCATGGTCATTTAAAGCAGATCGTGCAGGGATTTTTGGATTCCGGACGCACGAACGCCAATCTGAGCAAGCGGGATCGTCGCTATTTTGACGGCGACCAGATCAGCGCCGAAATGAAGGCAACGCTGGCCAAACGCGGCCAGCCGCCACACCCAAACAACAAAATTGCTCCTGCGATCAATGGCCTTTTTGGCCTTGTTGATGCCGCTTCGAGCGATCCCGAAGCCTTTCCACGCACTCCGCAGAGCCAAGATGCGGCGGATGTTGCGACCAAGACCCTTCGCTACCTCGCCGAACGGGCAAATTGGCAGACGACGCGCCGTAAATCCTCGGAAAACTTCCTGATTGAAGGCACTTGCGCTGCAATCTTGGAGTTTGCCGGGGATCATATCACCGCCAGCCGAATCCGCTGGGAAGACCTCATTTATGACCCGTTGTCGCGTGAACATGACTTCGAAGATGCAAAGTTCATGGGCTTGGGTAAGATGGTGGAAGCTACGGATGTCGAAGCCATGTTCCCGGAGGCCTATGCGGCTCTTGGAAGCCCTAAAAATGGCGATGCCGCGGCGTTCTTCGATGAAGATAACAAGCAAAAGTGGTGGTGCAGCCCGAAGCGAGACCGTCTTCGTGTTGTAGACCTCTACTATGAAATTGCTGGCGACTGGCACCGCGCTATTTTCTGTGATGCCGGTATGCTTTGGGCTGGCGAGTCCGTCTATCATGACGACTACGGCCAGACCATTTGCCCGATTACTGCGGCAAGCTTCGAAACGCGTCCGGACGGCACCCGCTACGGCCCGATCCGCAACATGGTGCCGCTCCAAGACAGCGTAAACGCGCGTTCTTCGCGCCTTTTGCACCTCGTGAATCATCGCCAGATGCAACAGACCGATCTGTATGCACCAGCGGCGAACAAAGACATCGCACGCCGCGAAGGTGGCAAGGCCGATGGCGTTATTCCGTTCGGATATTCGCCAATTCAGGCACCCGATCTGGCGCAAGGCCAGATGCTCATTCTTCAACAGTCCATGGCCGATCTGGACCGTATGGCACCAACCCCGGCTGTCCTCGGACGCTCTGGCGGAGCCGGTGAATCTGGCCGCGCGCGCCAGATCCTTCAACAGGCGGGAAACACGGAAATCAGCCGTGGATTTAGCCGTTTCGAAGACTTCGAACTCACGATTTACCGCAAGATGTGGTTGATCGCTAAGGAGCATTTGGACCAGCCAACCGCGATCCGCATTGCCGACGATCCGCGCGCCGTTGAGTTTTTGACGATCAATGAGCCGGTTATGGGTCCGGTGCAGCAGCCCGTTATCGACCCGGCGACCGGTCAACCCGCCGTCGATCCGATGACCGGCCAGCCGATCATGCGCGCCGGTATGGGCATTGTCGGCATGAAGAACCGTCTTGCCGAGTTGGACCTCGATATCATCCTCTCGACCACGCCAGACACGATCTCGTTGCAACACGAAATCTCGACCCAAATCCTCGAATACGCCAGCGCGACCAAGACGCCGATCTCGTCGCCGGAGTTCTTGCTGATCTTGGAAATGAGCCAGCTTCCAAACAAGCGCGAGACCATCGACCGGATCAAGCGTCTGGCGGCGGAACAGCAGCAGCAGGGCGGCGAACAGCAGGCCGCAGCGGCACAAATGCAAATGGAAAACGCCAAAACTGACATCGAGGCAAAGCAGGCGAAGACGGCCAAGGATGCCGCACACGCAAGCAAGGCCGTTGCCGAAGCTCAGCGCACGGAGCTTGAAACCCAAGCCTTGGTCGCAATGCATTTGGCCACGCAGCCGCAGCCGCAGCCGCAGCCGCAGCAGCCGCAGCCCGGATACTGA
- a CDS encoding spike base protein, RCAP_Rcc01079 family codes for MTDDFKFSNASTLAAPATSAVAITPSDSAQLDRVSRAVFIGGAGDLAVLFANDATAVTLKGLVAGSILPVRVQKILSTNTTATNIVALY; via the coding sequence ATGACAGACGATTTCAAGTTTTCGAACGCTTCGACCCTCGCAGCACCGGCCACCAGCGCGGTAGCTATCACCCCATCAGACTCCGCACAGTTGGACCGCGTTTCTCGCGCCGTCTTCATCGGTGGCGCTGGCGACTTGGCTGTCTTGTTTGCCAACGATGCCACGGCGGTCACGCTGAAAGGTCTCGTGGCCGGATCGATCCTGCCCGTTCGTGTTCAGAAAATCCTCAGCACGAACACGACCGCAACCAACATCGTCGCGCTCTACTAA
- a CDS encoding DUF5681 domain-containing protein, with amino-acid sequence MEDTPPDTKVIKGRFQKGQSGNPKGGNKPQYVKDYVGNKVEIAELYRQNAAHVFFELMKVIAAKDTPATARISAIKEFNDRAFGKPATSIRVSGGNDTFDSIDVKSLNDEVIAQIMAAKKTAETK; translated from the coding sequence ATGGAAGATACTCCCCCCGATACCAAAGTCATCAAAGGCCGATTTCAGAAAGGCCAGAGCGGCAACCCCAAGGGCGGCAATAAGCCGCAATATGTCAAAGATTATGTCGGCAACAAAGTCGAGATAGCCGAACTCTACCGCCAGAACGCGGCTCATGTTTTCTTCGAACTCATGAAGGTTATCGCGGCGAAAGACACGCCAGCGACGGCGCGCATCTCCGCAATTAAAGAGTTCAATGATCGCGCCTTTGGCAAGCCAGCGACCAGCATTCGCGTTTCCGGCGGCAACGATACCTTTGATTCAATCGATGTGAAATCGCTTAATGATGAAGTCATCGCGCAGATCATGGCGGCGAAGAAGACCGCCGAAACCAAATGA
- a CDS encoding glycoside hydrolase, with protein sequence MIDYKALQKKLGITADGIPGPLTYAALFEWAGAKPAIAAALGRSAAKHFDLYGITTPLRLAHFLGQTGHESGGFRYTEEIASGAAYEGRKDLGNTQPGDGKRFKGRGILMLTGRANYRSYGKALGINLEGDPQQAAEPETGLLIVLRYWSINSLNGLADADNGDKITRKINGGTNGSADRVIRTLRAKALLS encoded by the coding sequence ATGATTGACTACAAAGCACTTCAAAAAAAGCTTGGCATTACTGCGGACGGCATTCCGGGTCCGCTCACCTACGCGGCGTTGTTCGAATGGGCAGGCGCTAAGCCAGCCATCGCCGCCGCTCTTGGTCGGAGCGCCGCAAAGCATTTCGACCTCTACGGCATCACCACGCCTCTCAGGCTGGCGCACTTCCTCGGACAGACCGGGCATGAATCCGGGGGCTTTCGCTACACCGAAGAAATAGCCTCCGGGGCGGCTTACGAAGGCCGGAAAGACCTTGGAAATACGCAACCCGGCGATGGGAAGCGGTTTAAAGGCCGTGGGATTCTGATGCTCACCGGGCGTGCGAATTATCGCAGCTATGGGAAGGCGTTGGGGATCAATCTCGAAGGCGATCCGCAACAGGCTGCGGAGCCTGAGACCGGCCTCCTGATCGTGCTCCGCTACTGGTCGATCAATTCGCTAAACGGTTTGGCCGATGCCGATAACGGCGACAAGATCACGCGCAAAATCAATGGCGGGACCAACGGGAGCGCCGACCGCGTTATCCGCACACTTCGTGCAAAGGCGCTCTTGTCGTGA
- a CDS encoding PEPxxWA-CTERM sorting domain-containing protein → MKIGLTIAAIAVSFISTAASAVDFVSYAASGTGYRVATNSLYGEIAPRELFSFTFSFALPAGGTGFTPLFPYQTYSFGSPSSGVINFSQLVISGSFSSVLNGTINYNDADQLNGFPTALANNDATGSFSFRAGDPFSNRYGLMFGQFDSFQITGSGDLMTPVILATSPLPETATWAMMIAGFGMMGAAMRTRRRSTKVSFA, encoded by the coding sequence ATGAAAATTGGTTTGACCATTGCGGCGATAGCTGTGTCGTTCATTTCTACAGCGGCTTCCGCTGTGGATTTTGTGAGCTATGCGGCGTCGGGAACGGGCTACAGGGTCGCAACCAATTCGCTCTATGGTGAGATCGCCCCAAGGGAATTGTTCAGCTTCACATTTTCTTTCGCACTTCCTGCTGGCGGCACCGGCTTTACCCCCCTCTTCCCTTATCAGACTTACAGCTTTGGCTCGCCGAGTTCGGGAGTCATAAATTTCTCTCAGCTTGTGATATCCGGGAGCTTCTCAAGTGTGCTCAACGGGACAATAAATTACAACGATGCCGACCAGTTGAACGGATTCCCTACCGCTCTTGCGAATAACGATGCGACTGGCAGCTTTTCGTTCCGGGCCGGTGATCCCTTTAGCAATCGATACGGCCTGATGTTTGGGCAATTCGACTCTTTCCAAATTACGGGAAGCGGTGACTTGATGACGCCAGTAATTCTTGCGACCTCCCCGCTGCCAGAGACCGCCACTTGGGCAATGATGATCGCTGGCTTCGGCATGATGGGTGCAGCGATGCGCACGCGTCGTCGCTCGACCAAGGTCTCGTTCGCCTAA
- a CDS encoding helix-turn-helix transcriptional regulator, with amino-acid sequence MTGYLTIAQVVERLPVSRSTFFLTVRNDPAFPKPRLVGKKPYWREDDITAWLDG; translated from the coding sequence ATGACCGGCTATCTCACCATCGCGCAGGTCGTGGAGCGGTTGCCCGTCAGTCGCTCCACATTCTTCCTCACCGTTCGAAACGATCCGGCTTTCCCAAAGCCGCGCCTCGTCGGGAAGAAGCCCTATTGGCGCGAAGATGACATCACGGCTTGGCTGGACGGTTGA
- a CDS encoding PEPxxWA-CTERM sorting domain-containing protein → MKWFLAFTLAGMATPTFAAVPFNGNQTYSLPGATVAPGNQLYLGVNASLNYTLTGSFTITSGNGDIGIRPLVTTTLNSLYAGSINSLTYSSSYSYFSGGSVGDTVNFSLQYNFTNTGFILPTDGSAGLIYLSQNASVSPIDLGAFGVTVNNYALSFTSGQVDFTYIQRPIAAAVPEIGTWGMMIAGFGMMGGAMRYRRRSVRIAFAR, encoded by the coding sequence ATGAAGTGGTTTTTAGCGTTTACACTGGCGGGCATGGCTACACCGACTTTTGCTGCGGTGCCGTTCAACGGCAACCAGACTTATAGCCTACCGGGGGCGACGGTCGCACCGGGTAATCAGCTATATCTCGGCGTGAACGCCAGTTTGAATTACACGCTGACGGGATCGTTCACGATCACATCCGGAAACGGCGATATCGGTATTCGTCCGCTGGTTACAACGACGCTGAACAGCCTTTATGCCGGGTCAATTAATAGCCTCACTTACTCGTCTTCTTATTCGTATTTCTCGGGTGGATCGGTAGGTGATACAGTCAATTTCTCACTGCAATATAATTTTACGAACACGGGATTCATTCTTCCGACCGATGGCAGTGCCGGTTTAATCTATTTATCACAGAATGCATCCGTGTCGCCGATTGATCTTGGCGCGTTCGGCGTGACGGTAAACAATTACGCGCTGTCATTCACATCAGGCCAAGTGGACTTCACCTATATCCAGCGTCCCATTGCTGCCGCCGTGCCGGAAATCGGGACTTGGGGCATGATGATCGCAGGCTTCGGCATGATGGGTGGCGCGATGCGCTATCGTCGCCGGTCGGTACGGATCGCCTTCGCCCGATAG